From Marmota flaviventris isolate mMarFla1 chromosome X, mMarFla1.hap1, whole genome shotgun sequence, the proteins below share one genomic window:
- the Zic3 gene encoding zinc finger protein ZIC 3 isoform X1: MTMLLDGGPQFPGLGVGSFGAPRHHEMPNREPAGMGLNPFGDSTHAAAAAAAAAAFKLSPAAAHDLSSSQSSAFTPQGSGYANALSHHHHHHHHHHASQVPSYGGAASAAFNSTRDFLFRQRGSGLSEAASGSGQHGLFAGSASSLHAPAGIPEPPGYLLFPGLHEQGAGHPSPTGHVDNNQVHLGLRGELFGRPDPYRPVASPRTDPYAASAQFPNYSPMNMNMGVNVAAHHGPGAFFRYMRQPIKQELSCKWIDEAQLSRPKKSCDRTFSTMHELVTHVTMEHVGGPEQNNHVCYWEECPREGKSFKAKYKLVNHIRVHTGEKPFPCPFPGCGKIFARSENLKIHKRTHTGEKPFKCEFEGCDRRFANSSDRKKHMHVHTSDKPYICKVCDKSYTHPSSLRKHMKVHESQGSDSSPAASSGYESSTPPAIASANSKDTTKTPSAVQTSTSHNPGLPPNFNEWYV, translated from the exons ATGACGATGCTCCTGGACGGAGGCCCGCAGTTCCCCGGGCTGGGAGTGGGCAGCTTTGGCGCGCCGCGCCACCACGAGATGCCCAACCGCGAGCCGGCGGGCATGGGGTTGAATCCCTTCGGGGACTCAACCCAcgctgccgccgccgctgctgccgctgctgccTTCAAGCTCAGCCCGGCCGCGGCACACGATCTGTCTTCCAGCCAGAGCTCGGCTTTCACGCCGCAGGGTTCGGGCTACGCCAACGCCCTgagccaccatcaccaccaccatcaccatcatcatgcCAGCCAGGTACCCAGCTACGGCGGCGCAGCGTCCGCTGCCTTCAACTCCACGCGCGACTTTCTTTTCCGCCAGCGCGGCTCTGGGCTCAGCGAGGCAGCCTCGGGAAGCGGGCAGCACGGGCTCTTTGCTGGCTCCGCTAGTAGCCTGCACGCTCCAGCTGGTATTCCTGAGCCCCCTGGTTACTTGCTCTTTCCCGGGCTGCATGAGCAGGGCGCTGGGCACCCGTCGCCCACAGGGCACGTGGACAACAACCAGGTCCACCTGGGGCTGCGTGGAGAGCTGTTTGGCCGTCCTGACCCTTACCGCCCGGTGGCCAGCCCGCGCACGGACCCTTATGCGGCCAGCGCGCAGTTTCCCAACTATAGCCCCATGAACATGAACATGGGAGTGAACGTGGCGGCCCACCATGGGCCGGGCGCCTTCTTCCGTTATATGCGGCAGCCCATCAAGCAGGAGCTGTCGTGCAAGTGGATCGACGAAGCTCAACTAAGCCGGCCCAAGAAGAGCTGCGACCGGACCTTCAGCACCATGCATGAACTGGTGACGCATGTCACCATGGAGCATGTGGGGGGCCCGGAGCAGAACAACCACGTCTGTTATTGGGAGGAGTGCCCCCGCGAGGGCAAGTCCTTCAAGGCGAAGTACAAACTGGTCAACCACATCCGAGTACACACGGGCGAGAAGCCCTTCCCGTGCCCCTTCCCGGGATGCGGGAAGATTTTTGCCCGCTCCGAGAACCTCAAGATCCACAAGAGGACCCACACAG GTGAGAAACCTTTCAAATGTGAATTTGAAGGCTGTGACAGACGCTTTGCCAACAGCAGCGACCGCAAGaagcacatgcatgtgcacacctCGGATAAGCCCTATATCTGCAAAGTGTGCGACAAGTCTTACACGCACCCGAGCTCCCTGCGCAAACACATGAAG GTTCATGAATCTCAAGGGTCAGATTCCTCCCCTGCTGCCAGTTCAGGCTATGAATCTTCCACTCCACCCGCTATAGCTTCTGCAAACAGTAAAGATACCACTAAAACCCCTTCTGCAGTTCAAACTAGCACCAGCCACAACCCTGGACTTCCTCCCAATTTTAACGAATGGTACGTCTGA
- the Zic3 gene encoding zinc finger protein ZIC 3 isoform X2, producing the protein MTMLLDGGPQFPGLGVGSFGAPRHHEMPNREPAGMGLNPFGDSTHAAAAAAAAAAFKLSPAAAHDLSSSQSSAFTPQGSGYANALSHHHHHHHHHHASQVPSYGGAASAAFNSTRDFLFRQRGSGLSEAASGSGQHGLFAGSASSLHAPAGIPEPPGYLLFPGLHEQGAGHPSPTGHVDNNQVHLGLRGELFGRPDPYRPVASPRTDPYAASAQFPNYSPMNMNMGVNVAAHHGPGAFFRYMRQPIKQELSCKWIDEAQLSRPKKSCDRTFSTMHELVTHVTMEHVGGPEQNNHVCYWEECPREGKSFKAKYKLVNHIRVHTGEKPFPCPFPGCGKIFARSENLKIHKRTHTGEKPFKCEFEGCDRRFANSSDRKKHMHVHTSDKPYICKVCDKSYTHPSSLRKHMKCCPAWYPGQSLIPDEELDTDVGMQQPALHNTTYPKCRVNAEPTVQEMIY; encoded by the exons ATGACGATGCTCCTGGACGGAGGCCCGCAGTTCCCCGGGCTGGGAGTGGGCAGCTTTGGCGCGCCGCGCCACCACGAGATGCCCAACCGCGAGCCGGCGGGCATGGGGTTGAATCCCTTCGGGGACTCAACCCAcgctgccgccgccgctgctgccgctgctgccTTCAAGCTCAGCCCGGCCGCGGCACACGATCTGTCTTCCAGCCAGAGCTCGGCTTTCACGCCGCAGGGTTCGGGCTACGCCAACGCCCTgagccaccatcaccaccaccatcaccatcatcatgcCAGCCAGGTACCCAGCTACGGCGGCGCAGCGTCCGCTGCCTTCAACTCCACGCGCGACTTTCTTTTCCGCCAGCGCGGCTCTGGGCTCAGCGAGGCAGCCTCGGGAAGCGGGCAGCACGGGCTCTTTGCTGGCTCCGCTAGTAGCCTGCACGCTCCAGCTGGTATTCCTGAGCCCCCTGGTTACTTGCTCTTTCCCGGGCTGCATGAGCAGGGCGCTGGGCACCCGTCGCCCACAGGGCACGTGGACAACAACCAGGTCCACCTGGGGCTGCGTGGAGAGCTGTTTGGCCGTCCTGACCCTTACCGCCCGGTGGCCAGCCCGCGCACGGACCCTTATGCGGCCAGCGCGCAGTTTCCCAACTATAGCCCCATGAACATGAACATGGGAGTGAACGTGGCGGCCCACCATGGGCCGGGCGCCTTCTTCCGTTATATGCGGCAGCCCATCAAGCAGGAGCTGTCGTGCAAGTGGATCGACGAAGCTCAACTAAGCCGGCCCAAGAAGAGCTGCGACCGGACCTTCAGCACCATGCATGAACTGGTGACGCATGTCACCATGGAGCATGTGGGGGGCCCGGAGCAGAACAACCACGTCTGTTATTGGGAGGAGTGCCCCCGCGAGGGCAAGTCCTTCAAGGCGAAGTACAAACTGGTCAACCACATCCGAGTACACACGGGCGAGAAGCCCTTCCCGTGCCCCTTCCCGGGATGCGGGAAGATTTTTGCCCGCTCCGAGAACCTCAAGATCCACAAGAGGACCCACACAG GTGAGAAACCTTTCAAATGTGAATTTGAAGGCTGTGACAGACGCTTTGCCAACAGCAGCGACCGCAAGaagcacatgcatgtgcacacctCGGATAAGCCCTATATCTGCAAAGTGTGCGACAAGTCTTACACGCACCCGAGCTCCCTGCGCAAACACATGAAG TGTTGTCCTGCTTGGTATCCGGGACAGTCTCTAATTCCTGACGAAGAACTTGATACTGACGTTGGTATGCAGCAGCCAGCCCTCCATAACACTACCTATCCTAAATGCAGGGTTAATGCCGAACCTACTGTGCAAGAAATGATTTACTGA